In Euphorbia lathyris chromosome 10, ddEupLath1.1, whole genome shotgun sequence, the DNA window GCAAGTTTATCAGGTAGAACAGAATGtaatttatttgatataattcGAGGATTTGAAGATATGGGAGCACCCCGAGGGTTTTCAGTTTCATCAAATTGTGTTGTTAAATCCGGTTCTGTTAAGGAATTGATTGATTTTGTAGTATCTACCGATGAAATCCCATTTGCTCAACCTGTTCCGTCATTTCCAGTTGTTAGAGATAGGAAATTAATTCCTAGTTTTATTGACATGAATGAAACACCACCCGGGAAGCATATCCCAGCTTGGTTGCCTGCTTTGCCTGATCCTCACACTTATCTCCACACTCCAATGTGGAATGAAAGGGCTGTAGATCTTCGAGCCGAGAAAATCGAGCAAGCAAGGCAAAGGAGGAAGGCAGAGAGGGCTTTGCTGAGTTTGCAGCAGAGGTTGCTGAGCAGTGGTTCAGCAGGGGCTTCTACTTCTACTTCTTCATCACAGGCCAGAGAAAACCATGTTAAAGAGTTAGAAGTAGGTGACTCTAACCCATTTCTCTCTACACCTTTGCAACCGGGTGAGAAGGATGTTTCTGTTTCTACAGTCATGTTACCGGATAAGCTAAAAACCAATGTTTCTTTAATGGAGGCTTTTGCACCTGCTATTGAAGCTGCAAAAGAAGGTGAGCTTGATGATAATGGAGAAACTGAAAGAAAGCTGCTTCCTGAGAAACGATCCACcgttattttcaaatttaaaactGGGAAGAAGTTGTTAGGTCAACCTTTGGATCTGAGTCTATCAAGAAAGGGTGGAAGGAAACCGGGTCATTTGTTAGGGCGGGATGAAGAAAGAGATGATAAGAAGAGGAGAGCTGAGTATATACTTAGACAGTCCATGGAAAACCCACAGGAACTTACCCAGTTGTAAAGTAATTCATCAACTGACGCTCTTATTCAAAGTAATTTGTTGTAGCAGTGGTTATATGGGCATATTGCAGGGATATTAAGATTTTCTGTTGGTTTTCCTGCTACTCATACTCTAACAATTTTTAGAGGTATGTGAGTACTTTGTTCTTATGTTTCTTTGGAGTTAATCTCAACTGATTCTTTCACAGCTGAGTTTTTTCCTGTTTGTTCCATCATTTAATGTGACAGTTTGTGTGCAATCCATTGTATCTTCAGATTCTGCCCTTCACCGCCTAGGTTCTGTATTTGGCTTCCATAAGTTGGTATACAGGTTATTCATTGCAATTCTGCTTGATAAACTTGATTAACATTACATTATTTTCATGTTGTGAACAAATATTATGCATTAGCTGAATGAAATTAAAGAccgttttataatttttaataggAATATGCTCCAATAAAATGGCTGTAGACGAATTTTCTTTGTTCCAGTTCAAATGATGGCAGTTTTAAAGTTATTCTGCTATTGGTGTTGATTACATGACAACCTAGTTGTTAAGGCTCCTGGAACACAAGGCACTTGGCTGAGCGCCTTAGCACCCAAAAGGCTGGCGCTGTTACTTAGGAGACTGCCAAGGCGTTCCTTTGTGCGCGTAGCTGTGGTTATAAGAGGCACATCTATTTGTCACATGGTTTTTTTATAGGGTTTTAGAAAGGTTAGATACATGTTTAATCTTCACCGTTTGATTAGACACATCTAGTgtcccaaaaaaaaatttaaaagaaaaagaaagaagataaTTTGAAGAAATGCAATGCAGcaggaaaagagagagagagagaaagaagcaGATAatggaaagagagagagaaagaagcaGATAACGAAAAaattgagagaaagaagaagcaTACAATGGGAAAAATAAAGAGAGAAAGAGGTAGACGACCGCAGAAGAACTTGAAGTTGAAGCCATTACTCAACTTAGGATTTACTATTTAGTTGAACGCTCGAACTTAGGTAAGGGGTTTATTGCACGGTGGAATTTATGATTAAGAATATTGTCATG includes these proteins:
- the LOC136209097 gene encoding transcription initiation factor TFIID subunit 8; amino-acid sequence: MSNGGAENTPGRRAKADEFGRAVSRMAVAQICESVGFQGLKESALDALTDVAIRYLLDLGKTSTSLASLSGRTECNLFDIIRGFEDMGAPRGFSVSSNCVVKSGSVKELIDFVVSTDEIPFAQPVPSFPVVRDRKLIPSFIDMNETPPGKHIPAWLPALPDPHTYLHTPMWNERAVDLRAEKIEQARQRRKAERALLSLQQRLLSSGSAGASTSTSSSQARENHVKELEVGDSNPFLSTPLQPGEKDVSVSTVMLPDKLKTNVSLMEAFAPAIEAAKEGELDDNGETERKLLPEKRSTVIFKFKTGKKLLGQPLDLSLSRKGGRKPGHLLGRDEERDDKKRRAEYILRQSMENPQELTQL